The genomic segment GATGCAGGACCGCGTGGGCCCCAACCGCGCGCGCTTCTCCATCATCCCCGGCCTGCGCGACAAGCCGCTGAAAGGCATCCCGCACATCGTCGCCGACGTCCTGAAGATGCTCTTCAAGGAGGACTTCATCCCCGAAGGAGCGGTGCCCAATCGCTTCCTCTTCAATCTCGCCCCGCTGCTCGCCTTCGCCCCGGCGTTCATGCTCTTCGCGGTGGTTCCCGTGAGCCCGGAGGTGACGTTCTTCGGCGCGCGCTTCCAGCTCCAGGTGGCGAGGGTCGACTGGGGCATGCTCTACGTCTTCGCTCTCGCGTCGATCGCTGTGTTCGGGACGGCGCTCGCCGGCTGGACGTCGAACAACAAGCTCGCGCTGCTCGGCGGCCTGCGCGCCTCTGCCCAGCTCGTCAGTTACGAAGTCACGCTCGGTCTGACGCTGGTGGGCGCCTTCATCGTCTTCGGGAGCCTGCGCCTCGACACGATGGCCCTCTTGCAGGGGATGACCGAGCCCGGATTGCGCGCCGCCGCTGCGTTCGCCAACCGCGCCGGCGACTTCCTCGCCCGCGACGATTCGTTGCTGTTCGGCTGGCTACCTTCCTGGGGCGGGGTCTTCCAGCCGGTGGGGATGATCCTTTTCCTGGTCGCGGCGCAGGCAGAGATCAAGCGCGCGCCGTTCGACACGCCGGAGGGCGAGAGCGAGATCATCGGCTACTTCCTCGAGTACTCGGGGCTGAAGAGCGGGATGTTCTATATCGCCGAGTACGCCGAGACCGTGGTGATCGCCGGCATCGTCACCACCATCTTCCTCGGCGGCTATCACATCCCCTGGCTCGAGCCCACCATCGTCCGCACCACCGAGGGCTGGCTCGGCGCGAGCGGAATCGCCTGGCTCGCGGTGCTGCAGGTCTTCACCTTCATCCTCAAGATGCTGGCCATCATCTGGGTGATGTTCGTGGTCCGCTGGGCATTTCCGCGCTTCCGCTACGACCAGATCATGCGGCTCGGCTGGAAGATGATGCTGCCGGTCTCGCTCACGAACGTCGCGCTCACCGCGGCCGTGTTCCTCTGGGCGGGACGCGACGGAGTAGCCTGGATGGGCATCATCCAGTGGATCGCGTTTCTCTTCTTCATCGGCTTCTCCGCCCGCGCGCAGCCCAGCGCGGAGCCGG from the Deltaproteobacteria bacterium genome contains:
- a CDS encoding NADH-quinone oxidoreductase subunit H; amino-acid sequence: MAEVTTPVARLASEDFGPKIPPKPVYSTWLRQSVLGWGAFAGFLLAMSWLFLALTRLIIGIGEQIPVSWGLSPAIGTILSLIVVLVMITATLLTMADRKWSALMQDRVGPNRARFSIIPGLRDKPLKGIPHIVADVLKMLFKEDFIPEGAVPNRFLFNLAPLLAFAPAFMLFAVVPVSPEVTFFGARFQLQVARVDWGMLYVFALASIAVFGTALAGWTSNNKLALLGGLRASAQLVSYEVTLGLTLVGAFIVFGSLRLDTMALLQGMTEPGLRAAAAFANRAGDFLARDDSLLFGWLPSWGGVFQPVGMILFLVAAQAEIKRAPFDTPEGESEIIGYFLEYSGLKSGMFYIAEYAETVVIAGIVTTIFLGGYHIPWLEPTIVRTTEGWLGASGIAWLAVLQVFTFILKMLAIIWVMFVVRWAFPRFRYDQIMRLGWKMMLPVSLTNVALTAAVFLWAGRDGVAWMGIIQWIAFLFFIGFSARAQPSAEPGSHSSTVVEH